The proteins below are encoded in one region of Belonocnema kinseyi isolate 2016_QV_RU_SX_M_011 chromosome 3, B_treatae_v1, whole genome shotgun sequence:
- the LOC117169016 gene encoding putative mediator of RNA polymerase II transcription subunit 26 isoform X1 has translation MWKIICLFSLLARALGAPSGCVQLCDSQGLQSYQNLNCCGLPMIASLTDARNQTNHNDFETSDGALVHKKDGTFVNGNTRGSFNEMSYYKETGGGINPNFGSGFESSFGNLQHSGSNFGTNQRIEDFGNSFQNSFESMFESRSSELRQSLRDSLNHLQELKRKGQLQVQDCVGPCVPINQQIAEAQQEWSSLKQQMDQMREQLWTQLQQQQHEYQQTYQQYQEQHQQYQQKQQQYQQQQQYRQQQQRLQEQRLQQQRLQEQQQQQQQRQQYQYEQRQQHQQHSTIQVNPVPVEPQPVRIVEQVQTVPQQTISKEHYQKWEHSQQTESRPQITTKVTYPVKITNAQQTHGTASENQIYYPGAPSSIQQGTYDQNQISGSAIQSQAGYDQEGYESQTHGSQTHGYQSHGSQTSEFQGYGSQTQGTQGYGSQGYGTQTHGSQGYGSQGYGSQGYGSQGSQGYVSHGSTYGTHSSITKGSMSHQGSVGFGSTSGGLMTETIGMGHNPDCNEESHFHKSYTQPRRYKRASLHSRAEDSLPIQQTQDFGEPARIQKVSQQEIEALGQQVEDFRQGKLEDFSQQSEDLTQQTQDLTQQSQDFNQQSQDLTQKIRGFDDFPQQSGRLELEQQLEQHPSQIESLSQQSQDFTQQQTRRFDDFSQIESLSQQTQADFPHPEKFEQGQGAQKVGRPTGIEDLTQQSQTVSDFSQQPRGFDQQTVGNLKLDQPAREFHDFNQFPTPVLAPDSHQLGNQRFDGLNQQFNEPLKPAPKPTSRRRNPKPIQLSQDKTRNDDTIFNTDHATENSRHVQAEWDDKVDIQSPSVNLRKTGRGDISVENVDSPTDRPLTPHEVSDSQEGYQKSSEKRYHVQEFSQQVQKPGSYFQHVPSAYQDFSQDVQRETRDFSQQLKWEDENWGQQVQKPHEGFSQQVQKSGGYFQHEPNAYQDFSQDVQRENRDFSQQVKWEDENWGQQVQKPREGFSQQVEKTLEQFSQQVQKNHQDFSQEIQKQNPHEDFPQQQQNLHAYISQQVQTPHEGFSQQVHKTREDFSQQYQNPHKDLSQISDLSSKDITQLPQEPRGGLLRTHPVQDKFIDHSLENSQQTRDILLGNQWHHSHNPSDLTNENLKLDAFPEQIQQTHQRPQRQQNQERQQIWQVEQASRNQEKDDHIIFDQEKTQGQLGNWKQQMSREDEVIHSATSKLESGQSAQNQGSNLQLENEKAKEISLQPRILEAYGGRGPYDPMHGDDLFNGAKLNPSATLPAFIDGDPWDIREKPVTPRVIHEDKVIPLDTTWVFPDAIPTTLTYFPTTQTPKPGFWDRVGRRFSTVVEKTKEKARDIFG, from the coding sequence ATGTGGAAGATAATTTGTCTCTTCTCGCTCCTTGCACGGGCTCTAGGTGCACCCTCAGGATGTGTACAACTTTGCGACTCGCAGGGATTACAATCCTACCAAAATTTAAACTGCTGTGGACTGCCAATGATTGCTTCTTTAACTGACGCAAGAAACCAAACTAACCATAATGACTTTGAGACATCCGATGGTGCGCTTGTTCACAAAAAGGATGGTACATTCGTCAATGGAAACACACGTGGAAGTTTCAACGAAATGAGCTACTACAAAGAAACCGGAGGTGGGATCAATCCAAATTTTGGAAGCGGTTTTGAGAGCTCTTTCGGCAATCTTCAGCATTCGGGAAGTAATTTTGGAACCAACCAAAGAATAGaagattttggaaattcttttcagAATTCCTTTGAGTCTATGTTTGAATCAAGGAGTTCAGAACTCAGACAAAGTCTCCGTGATTCTTTAAATCATCTCCAAGAGCTAAAACGGAAAGGCCAACTTCAAGTTCAAGATTGTGTAGGACCGTGCGTACCAATAAATCAACAGATAGCAGAAGCACAACAAGAGTGGTCTTCACTCAAACAACAAATGGATCAAATGAGGGAGCAGCTTTGGACACAGCTCCAACAACAACAACATGAATATCAACAAACCTATCAACAATATCAAGAACAACATCAGCAATATCAACAAAAACAACAGCAATATCAACAGCAGCAGCAATATCGACAGCAGCAGCAACGGCTACAGGAGCAACGGCTGCAGCAGCAACGGCTACAGGAgcaacagcagcagcagcagcaacgTCAACAATATCAATATGAACAACGTCAACAACATCAACAACATTCAACAATACAAGTTAATCCAGTACCAGTTGAGCCACAGCCTGTAAGAATTGTTGAACAAGTCCAAACTGTCCCTCAACAAACTATATCGAAAGAGCACTATCAAAAGTGGGAACACTCACAACAAACAGAATCACGCCCTCAAATAACCACGAAAGTAACTTATCCAGTGAAAATAACAAATGCTCAGCAGACTCATGGAACAGCATCCGAAAATCAAATATATTATCCAGGTGCGCCTTCATCCATACAACAAGGAACGTATGACCAAAATCAGATTTCCGGAAGTGCAATACAAAGTCAAGCCGGTTATGATCAAGAAGGCTATGAATCTCAAACACATGGATCTCAAACCCATGGATACCAATCTCATGGATCCCAAACTAGCGAATTCCAAGGCTATGGTAGTCAAACTCAGGGAACTCAAGGATATGGATCTCAAGGCTATGGTACTCAAACTCACGGATCTCAAGGTTATGGATCTCAAGGCTATGGATCTCAAGGTTATGGATCTCAAGGTTCTCAAGGTTACGTATCTCATGGATCCACTTATGGAACTCATAGCTCTATAACTAAGGGTAGCATGTCTCATCAAGGTAGTGTAGGTTTTGGATCTACTTCTGGAGGACTTATGACAGAAACCATAGGTATGGGACACAACCCTGACTGCAATGAAGAATCTCACTTCCATAAATCCTACACACAACCGAGAAGATACAAACGAGCCTCTCTACATTCTAGAGCAGAAGACTCTCTTCCAATTCAACAAACTCAAGATTTTGGTGAACCTGCAAGAATCCAAAAAGTGTCACAGCAGGAAATTGAAGCTCTGGGTCAACAAGTTGAGGATTTTCGACAAGGAAAGCTCGAGGATTTTAGTCAACAAAGCGAGGATTTAACACAACAGACCCAAGATTTAACTCAACAAAGCCAGGATTTTAATCAACAGAGCCAGGATTTGACTCAGAAAATCAGAGGTTTCGACGATTTTCCTCAACAATCCGGCAGGCTAGAGTTGGAACAACAACTTGAGCAGCACCCTTCTCAGATTGAGAGCTTGTCTCAGCAGTCTCAAGACTTTACACAACAACAAACTCGTCGATTCGACgatttttctcaaattgaaagtttatctcaACAGACCCAAGCAGACTTTCCCCACCCCGAGAAATTTGAACAGGGACAAGGAGCACAAAAAGTGGGCAGACCAACCGGAATCGAAGACCTGACGCAGCAATCGCAAACGGTTAGTGATTTCTCCCAACAACCAAGAGGATTTGACCAACAAACGGTAGGAAACCTTAAGTTAGATCAGCCTGCACGagaatttcatgattttaatcAGTTTCCAACTCCAGTTTTAGCACCTGATAGCCATCAATTGGGGAACCAAAGATTCGACGGACTGAATCAGCAGTTCAACGAGCCTCTGAAACCAGCACCAAAGCCAACGTCAAGACGGAGGAACCCCAAACCAATTCAACTCAGCCAAGATAAAACTAGAAATGacgatacaatttttaatactgaTCACGCGACAGAGAATTCAAGACACGTTCAAGCCGAGTGGGATGACAAGGTCGACATACAAAGTCCATCTGTGAATTTAAGGAAGACTGGTCGCGGAGATATCTCTGTAGAAAATGTGGATTCACCAACTGATCGACCACTGACCCCTCACGAAGTTTCAGATAGCCAAGAGGGTTATCAGAAAAGTTCAGAGAAGAGATATCACGTGCAAGAGTTTAGTCAACAAGTTCAAAAGCCTGGTAGTTATTTTCAGCATGTGCCAAGCGCGTATCAAGATTTTTCTCAAGATGTGCAAAGAGAGACTAGAGACTTTTCTCAACAGTTAAAGTGGGAAGATGAGAACTGGGGTCAACAGGTACAAAAGCCACATGAAGGATTTTCTCAACAAGTTCAAAAGTCTGGTGGTTATTTTCAGCATGAGCCAAACGCGTATCAAGATTTTTCTCAAGATGTGCAAAGAGAGAATAGAGACTTTTCTCAACAGGTAAAGTGGGAAGATGAGAACTGGGGTCAACAGGTACAAAAGCCACGTGAAGGATTTTCTCAACAGGTTGAAAAAACTCTTGAACAGTTTTCACAACAGGTTCAAAAAAATCATCAAGACTTTTCACAGGAGATTCAAAAACAAAATCCCCACGAAGATTTTCCTCAACAGCAGCAAAATCTCCATGCATATATTTCTCAACAAGTGCAAACACCCCACGAAGGCTTTTCTCAGCAGGTCCATAAAACCCGTGAAGATTTTTCTCAACAGTATCAAAACCCCCACAAAGACTTGAGTCAAATTTCAGATCTCAGCAGTAAAGACATAACTCAATTACCTCAAGAGCCAAGAGGAGGCTTACTTCGTACCCATCCAGTTCAAGACAAATTCATAGATCATAGTTTAGAAAATTCACAGCAAACTCGAGACATTTTACTTGGGAATCAGTGGCACCATTCTCATAATCCCAGTGATCTTAcgaatgaaaatttgaaattagatgCGTTCCCAGAACAAATTCAACAAACGCACCAGAGACCACAGAGACAGCAAAATCAGGAGAGACAACAAATTTGGCAAGTGGAGCAAGCATCAAGAAATCAAGAAAAAGATGATCATATTATCTTCGACCAAGAAAAGACACAAGGGCAATTGGGAAATTGGAAGCAACAGATGAGCCGAGAGGATGAAGTGATTCATAGCGCGACTAGCAAATTAGAATCCGGTCAGAGTGCACAAAATCAAGGAAGCAATTTGCAGCTTGAAAACGAGAAAGCGAAAGAAATTAGTTTACAGCCAAGGATTCTGGAAGCCTATGGTGGAAGAGGACCTTATGATCCAATGCACGGTGACGATTTATTCAATGGTGCCAAGCTCAATCCGAGTGCAACTTTGCCAGCTTTCATCGATGGAGACCCATGGGATATACGTGAGAAACCTGTAACTCCTCGGGTGATACACGAAGATAAAGTAATTCCTTTGGACACAACATGGGTCTTTCCAGATGCTATTCCTACAACACTCACATATTTTCCGACAACTCAGACCCCAAAGCCTGGATTTTGGGACCGAGTTGGTCGTCGATTTTCAACCGTTGTCGAAAAAACAAAGGAAAAAGCGAGAGACATTTTCGGATAA
- the LOC117169016 gene encoding probable serine/threonine-protein kinase yakA isoform X2, translated as MWKIICLFSLLARALGAPSGCVQLCDSQGLQSYQNLNCCGLPMIASLTDARNQTNHNDFETSDGALVHKKDGTFVNGNTRGSFNEMSYYKETGGGINPNFGSGFESSFGNLQHSGSNFGTNQRIEDFGNSFQNSFESMFESRSSELRQSLRDSLNHLQELKRKGQLQVQDCVGPCVPINQQIAEAQQEWSSLKQQMDQMREQLWTQLQQQQHEYQQTYQQYQEQHQQYQQKQQQYQQQQQYRQQQQRLQEQRLQQQRLQEQQQQQQQRQQYQYEQRQQHQQHSTIQVNPVPVEPQPVRIVEQVQTVPQQTISKEHYQKWEHSQQTESRPQITTKVTYPVKITNAQQTHGTASENQIYYPGAPSSIQQGTYDQNQISGSAIQSQAGYDQEGYESQTHGSQTHGYQSHGSQTSEFQGYGSQTQGTQGYGSQGYGTQTHGSQGYGSQGYGSQGYGSQGSQGYVSHGSTYGTHSSITKGSMSHQGSVGFGSTSGGLMTETIGMGHNPDCNEESHFHKSYTQPRRYKRASLHSRAEDSLPIQQTQDFGEPARIQKVSQQEIEALGQQVEDFRQGKLEDFSQQSEDLTQQTQDLTQQSQDFNQQSQDLTQKIRGFDDFPQQSGRLELEQQLEQHPSQIESLSQQSQDFTQQQTRRFDDFSQIESLSQQTQADFPHPEKFEQGQGAQKVGRPTGIEDLTQQSQTVSDFSQQPRGFDQQTVGNLKLDQPAREFHDFNQFPTPVLAPDSHQLGNQRFDGLNQQFNEPLKPAPKPTSRRRNPKPIQLSQDKTRNDDTIFNTDHATENSRHVQAEWDDKVDIQSPSVNLRKTGRGDISVENVDSPTDRPLTPHEVSDSQEGYQKSSEKRYHVQEFSQQVQKPGSYFQHVPSAYQDFSQDVQRETRDFSQQLKWEDENWGQQVQKPHEGFSQQVEKTLEQFSQQVQKNHQDFSQEIQKQNPHEDFPQQQQNLHAYISQQVQTPHEGFSQQVHKTREDFSQQYQNPHKDLSQISDLSSKDITQLPQEPRGGLLRTHPVQDKFIDHSLENSQQTRDILLGNQWHHSHNPSDLTNENLKLDAFPEQIQQTHQRPQRQQNQERQQIWQVEQASRNQEKDDHIIFDQEKTQGQLGNWKQQMSREDEVIHSATSKLESGQSAQNQGSNLQLENEKAKEISLQPRILEAYGGRGPYDPMHGDDLFNGAKLNPSATLPAFIDGDPWDIREKPVTPRVIHEDKVIPLDTTWVFPDAIPTTLTYFPTTQTPKPGFWDRVGRRFSTVVEKTKEKARDIFG; from the exons ATGTGGAAGATAATTTGTCTCTTCTCGCTCCTTGCACGGGCTCTAGGTGCACCCTCAGGATGTGTACAACTTTGCGACTCGCAGGGATTACAATCCTACCAAAATTTAAACTGCTGTGGACTGCCAATGATTGCTTCTTTAACTGACGCAAGAAACCAAACTAACCATAATGACTTTGAGACATCCGATGGTGCGCTTGTTCACAAAAAGGATGGTACATTCGTCAATGGAAACACACGTGGAAGTTTCAACGAAATGAGCTACTACAAAGAAACCGGAGGTGGGATCAATCCAAATTTTGGAAGCGGTTTTGAGAGCTCTTTCGGCAATCTTCAGCATTCGGGAAGTAATTTTGGAACCAACCAAAGAATAGaagattttggaaattcttttcagAATTCCTTTGAGTCTATGTTTGAATCAAGGAGTTCAGAACTCAGACAAAGTCTCCGTGATTCTTTAAATCATCTCCAAGAGCTAAAACGGAAAGGCCAACTTCAAGTTCAAGATTGTGTAGGACCGTGCGTACCAATAAATCAACAGATAGCAGAAGCACAACAAGAGTGGTCTTCACTCAAACAACAAATGGATCAAATGAGGGAGCAGCTTTGGACACAGCTCCAACAACAACAACATGAATATCAACAAACCTATCAACAATATCAAGAACAACATCAGCAATATCAACAAAAACAACAGCAATATCAACAGCAGCAGCAATATCGACAGCAGCAGCAACGGCTACAGGAGCAACGGCTGCAGCAGCAACGGCTACAGGAgcaacagcagcagcagcagcaacgTCAACAATATCAATATGAACAACGTCAACAACATCAACAACATTCAACAATACAAGTTAATCCAGTACCAGTTGAGCCACAGCCTGTAAGAATTGTTGAACAAGTCCAAACTGTCCCTCAACAAACTATATCGAAAGAGCACTATCAAAAGTGGGAACACTCACAACAAACAGAATCACGCCCTCAAATAACCACGAAAGTAACTTATCCAGTGAAAATAACAAATGCTCAGCAGACTCATGGAACAGCATCCGAAAATCAAATATATTATCCAGGTGCGCCTTCATCCATACAACAAGGAACGTATGACCAAAATCAGATTTCCGGAAGTGCAATACAAAGTCAAGCCGGTTATGATCAAGAAGGCTATGAATCTCAAACACATGGATCTCAAACCCATGGATACCAATCTCATGGATCCCAAACTAGCGAATTCCAAGGCTATGGTAGTCAAACTCAGGGAACTCAAGGATATGGATCTCAAGGCTATGGTACTCAAACTCACGGATCTCAAGGTTATGGATCTCAAGGCTATGGATCTCAAGGTTATGGATCTCAAGGTTCTCAAGGTTACGTATCTCATGGATCCACTTATGGAACTCATAGCTCTATAACTAAGGGTAGCATGTCTCATCAAGGTAGTGTAGGTTTTGGATCTACTTCTGGAGGACTTATGACAGAAACCATAGGTATGGGACACAACCCTGACTGCAATGAAGAATCTCACTTCCATAAATCCTACACACAACCGAGAAGATACAAACGAGCCTCTCTACATTCTAGAGCAGAAGACTCTCTTCCAATTCAACAAACTCAAGATTTTGGTGAACCTGCAAGAATCCAAAAAGTGTCACAGCAGGAAATTGAAGCTCTGGGTCAACAAGTTGAGGATTTTCGACAAGGAAAGCTCGAGGATTTTAGTCAACAAAGCGAGGATTTAACACAACAGACCCAAGATTTAACTCAACAAAGCCAGGATTTTAATCAACAGAGCCAGGATTTGACTCAGAAAATCAGAGGTTTCGACGATTTTCCTCAACAATCCGGCAGGCTAGAGTTGGAACAACAACTTGAGCAGCACCCTTCTCAGATTGAGAGCTTGTCTCAGCAGTCTCAAGACTTTACACAACAACAAACTCGTCGATTCGACgatttttctcaaattgaaagtttatctcaACAGACCCAAGCAGACTTTCCCCACCCCGAGAAATTTGAACAGGGACAAGGAGCACAAAAAGTGGGCAGACCAACCGGAATCGAAGACCTGACGCAGCAATCGCAAACGGTTAGTGATTTCTCCCAACAACCAAGAGGATTTGACCAACAAACGGTAGGAAACCTTAAGTTAGATCAGCCTGCACGagaatttcatgattttaatcAGTTTCCAACTCCAGTTTTAGCACCTGATAGCCATCAATTGGGGAACCAAAGATTCGACGGACTGAATCAGCAGTTCAACGAGCCTCTGAAACCAGCACCAAAGCCAACGTCAAGACGGAGGAACCCCAAACCAATTCAACTCAGCCAAGATAAAACTAGAAATGacgatacaatttttaatactgaTCACGCGACAGAGAATTCAAGACACGTTCAAGCCGAGTGGGATGACAAGGTCGACATACAAAGTCCATCTGTGAATTTAAGGAAGACTGGTCGCGGAGATATCTCTGTAGAAAATGTGGATTCACCAACTGATCGACCACTGACCCCTCACGAAGTTTCAGATAGCCAAGAGGGTTATCAGAAAAGTTCAGAGAAGAGATATCACGTGCAAGAGTTTAGTCAACAAGTTCAAAAGCCTGGTAGTTATTTTCAGCATGTGCCAAGCGCGTATCAAGATTTTTCTCAAGATGTGCAAAGAGAGACTAGAGACTTTTCTCAACAGTTAAAGTGGGAAGATGAGAACTGGGGTCAACAGGTACAAAAGCCACATGAAGGATTTTCTCAACAA GTTGAAAAAACTCTTGAACAGTTTTCACAACAGGTTCAAAAAAATCATCAAGACTTTTCACAGGAGATTCAAAAACAAAATCCCCACGAAGATTTTCCTCAACAGCAGCAAAATCTCCATGCATATATTTCTCAACAAGTGCAAACACCCCACGAAGGCTTTTCTCAGCAGGTCCATAAAACCCGTGAAGATTTTTCTCAACAGTATCAAAACCCCCACAAAGACTTGAGTCAAATTTCAGATCTCAGCAGTAAAGACATAACTCAATTACCTCAAGAGCCAAGAGGAGGCTTACTTCGTACCCATCCAGTTCAAGACAAATTCATAGATCATAGTTTAGAAAATTCACAGCAAACTCGAGACATTTTACTTGGGAATCAGTGGCACCATTCTCATAATCCCAGTGATCTTAcgaatgaaaatttgaaattagatgCGTTCCCAGAACAAATTCAACAAACGCACCAGAGACCACAGAGACAGCAAAATCAGGAGAGACAACAAATTTGGCAAGTGGAGCAAGCATCAAGAAATCAAGAAAAAGATGATCATATTATCTTCGACCAAGAAAAGACACAAGGGCAATTGGGAAATTGGAAGCAACAGATGAGCCGAGAGGATGAAGTGATTCATAGCGCGACTAGCAAATTAGAATCCGGTCAGAGTGCACAAAATCAAGGAAGCAATTTGCAGCTTGAAAACGAGAAAGCGAAAGAAATTAGTTTACAGCCAAGGATTCTGGAAGCCTATGGTGGAAGAGGACCTTATGATCCAATGCACGGTGACGATTTATTCAATGGTGCCAAGCTCAATCCGAGTGCAACTTTGCCAGCTTTCATCGATGGAGACCCATGGGATATACGTGAGAAACCTGTAACTCCTCGGGTGATACACGAAGATAAAGTAATTCCTTTGGACACAACATGGGTCTTTCCAGATGCTATTCCTACAACACTCACATATTTTCCGACAACTCAGACCCCAAAGCCTGGATTTTGGGACCGAGTTGGTCGTCGATTTTCAACCGTTGTCGAAAAAACAAAGGAAAAAGCGAGAGACATTTTCGGATAA